A single Hippopotamus amphibius kiboko isolate mHipAmp2 chromosome 5, mHipAmp2.hap2, whole genome shotgun sequence DNA region contains:
- the VXN gene encoding vexin, whose amino-acid sequence MHQIYSCSDENIEVFTTVIPSKVSSPARRRVKSSQHLLTKNVVIESDLYPPRPLELLPHRSDRRDGEGRRSGRFQNARLQGSHPAKTPARPVGISEPKSANLCGNRAYGKALMPPVARISVKAPTVLEAAAPGSENGAVLTRGSRHLKKMAEEYPTLPQGAEASLPLTGSASCGVPSILRKMWTRHKKKSEYVGATNSAFEAD is encoded by the exons ATGCATCAGATTTACAGCTGCAGTGATGAAAATATAGAAGTTTTCACCACCGTGATTCCTTCCAAGG TGTCCAGTCCAGCCAGAAGAAGAGTCAAAAGCTCTCAACATCTCTTAACCAAGAAT GTGGTGATCGAGTCGGACCTCTACCCGCCCCGGCCGCTGGAGCTGCTGCCGCACCGCAGCGACCGCCGCGACGGCGAGGGCCGCAGGTCGGGCCGCTTCCAGAACGCGCGGCTCCAGGGCTCGCACCCCGCCAAGACCCCCGCCAGGCCTG TGGGGATTTCTGAACCCAAATCAGCAAATCTGTGTGGGAATCGAGCGTATGGCAAAGCTCTG ATGCCTCCGGTGGCCCGGATCTCGGTGAAAGCCCCCACCGTCCTGGAGGCAGCAGCCCCGGGCTCGGAGAACGGAGCTGTTCTGACCAGAGG ATCCAGACACCTCAAGAAGATGGCTGAAGAGTATCCCACCCTCCCTCAGGGAGCAGAAGCCTCCCTACCACTGACCGGAAGTGCTTCCTGCGGCGTCCCCAGCATCCTCCGGAAAATGTGGACCAGGCACAAGAAGAAGTCTGAATACGTGGGAGCTACCAACAGTGCCTTCGAGGCCGACTAA